ATTCAATGTATTTTTTTCTATCTTCTTCAGTTTTAGTATAGCATATGTCATAAATATTAAAACTTAATGATTTTGTTAAATTATTAAAACCGTATAGTTTCAACTTGTTCTCATTAGTTTTTATCAACTTAATTCCCCTTTTCTACTAAATTCTTCTCTATATAATATAATGAACAAATTTATATAGTTAAATCTAGTTTCCCAAAGTTTAAGCTAATTATAAATTATAAACCAATAGAATCTAATAGTCAATTATATTTAAGATAATAATAATTTAAAAATTTACCCCTACTTTACATAAGTAGGGGCGTTTACTATATTTTGCATGTTGTTTAGAATTCTGCTGATCTTGGAGTTCTTGGATATGGAATAACGTCTCTAATATTAGTCATACCTGTTAGATACATTATAGCTCTCTCAAATCCTAATCCATAGCCAGCATGTTTAACTCCGCCATATTTTCTTAATTCTAGATACCACCAATAGTCTTCTTTTTTAAGTCCCATTTCTTCCATTCTCTTTACCAAAATATCGAATCTTTCTTCTCTTTGACTACCACCTATTATTTCTCCAACTCCAGGTACTAATAAATCCATAGCCGCAACAGTTTTATTATCATCGTTCAATCTCATATAGAAAGCCTTTATATCTTTTGGATAATCTGTTACAAAAACAGGCTTATTAAACACTTCCTCTGTAATATATCTTTCATGTTCAGTTTGCAGGTCATTACCCCATTCTACAGGATATTGGAAGTTCTTATTTGATTTTTTTAGTATATCTATAGCTTCAGTATAAGTTATTCTTTCAAAATTTGAATTTACAATATTAGTTAATCTATCTAACAATCCTTTATCTATAAACTTGTTAAAGAACTCCATCTCTTCTGGTGCATTTTCTAAAACAAAACTTATAATATACTTTAACATTTCTTCAGCTAAATCCATATCATCTTGCAGATCTGCAAAAGCTATTTCAGGCTCTATCATCCAGAACTCTGCAGCATGTCTTGGAGTATTAGAATTTTCTGCTCTAAAAGTAGGTCCAAACGTATAAACATTTCTAAATGCCAAAGCATATGCTTCCACATTTAACTGTCCACTTACTGTTAAATTTGTTTCTCTACCAAAGAAATCTTTCTTAAAATCAATTTTACCATTTTCATCTAATGGTAGATTATCAAAGTCTAGCGTTGTGACTCTAAACATTTGTCCTGCACCTTCACAGTCACTGCCCGTAATTATTGGAGTATGCACATAAACAAAACCTCTCTCTTGGAAAAACTTGTGTATTGCATAAGCGACTAATGAACGAATTCTAAATACTGCTGAAAAAGTATTACTTCTTGGTCTTAAATGAGCAATAGTTCTTAGAAATTCGAAAGTATGCCTTTTCTTTTGAAGTGGATAATCCTTATCTGATTCAGCTTCAATAGTTATACTTGTGGCCTTTATTTCAAATGGCTGTTTATTATTAGGAGTTGCTACAAGTAAACCTTCAACTTTAATTGCAGTACTAATAGGCAATTTTGAAATTTCTTTAAAATTATCTAAATTATCCTCAAACACAATTTGAATATTTTTGAAAAAGCTCCCATCATTTAATTCAATAAATCCAAAAGATTTTGAGCTTCTGATAGTTCTTACCCATCCCGAAACAGCTACATTCTTATCTATATACTTTTCCATATTTCTGTAAATTTCTTTTACTAATATACTTCTCATCCTTATACCTCCCTTTTTAATTAGTTAAATGTAAAATTTAAAATTAAGAATTGAAAATGAACCAAATCTTCAATTTAAATAAATTGTTGACCAATTTTACATTTTCAATTTTCAATTTTACATTTCTATGCCCTGTTCCCTGTTCTCTGATTCTAGTACCAAGTATCCAGCACCCAGTACCAAATATATAAAAAACCTTTCATCCCAAAACAAGGGACGAAAGGTTACTTTCGCGGTGCCACCCTAATTGCTGCATATGCAGCCAACTTTACCAGTACAGAAAATACTCTATACTGTCCAAATAATAACGGTTTGGTCCCGTCTAAGCCTACTCTCTAAATGATTTCGGTTAGAGACTCCGAGATGTTCTTCAATATGGACTTCGTATCGGTCTCCCACCATCACCGACTCGCTTAAACTACGTTCCATATCTACTCTTCTCTTCATAGTCTTTTCCATATTTAATTTTTAACTTATTATAATATTTTTTATAAAATATGTCAAAGCAATTTATATAATCTTGCCCGATATTTATATAATTTATTCTACCTTTTCATCCCAAACCATTTTTGCAAGAGGAAATGGTTCTAACGCTCTATCAAGAATACCATGAACATAAGCAATCATTACTCCATAATTCACAATCGGTATATTTAAAGATTTTGCACTATTAATTCTATAAAGCATACCTCTTCTATTTAACATACAGCCTCCACAATGTACAATTAAAGAATATTTTTGTACATCATCTGGAAAGGAACTTCCAGAACTAAATTCAAATTCTAATTTTTTGCCTGTAATTTGTCTTATCCATCTTGGAATTTTTACTCTACCAATATCATCAGCTTGTCTATGA
This genomic interval from Caloranaerobacter ferrireducens contains the following:
- the asnS gene encoding asparagine--tRNA ligase → MRSILVKEIYRNMEKYIDKNVAVSGWVRTIRSSKSFGFIELNDGSFFKNIQIVFEDNLDNFKEISKLPISTAIKVEGLLVATPNNKQPFEIKATSITIEAESDKDYPLQKKRHTFEFLRTIAHLRPRSNTFSAVFRIRSLVAYAIHKFFQERGFVYVHTPIITGSDCEGAGQMFRVTTLDFDNLPLDENGKIDFKKDFFGRETNLTVSGQLNVEAYALAFRNVYTFGPTFRAENSNTPRHAAEFWMIEPEIAFADLQDDMDLAEEMLKYIISFVLENAPEEMEFFNKFIDKGLLDRLTNIVNSNFERITYTEAIDILKKSNKNFQYPVEWGNDLQTEHERYITEEVFNKPVFVTDYPKDIKAFYMRLNDDNKTVAAMDLLVPGVGEIIGGSQREERFDILVKRMEEMGLKKEDYWWYLELRKYGGVKHAGYGLGFERAIMYLTGMTNIRDVIPYPRTPRSAEF